Proteins from a genomic interval of Maylandia zebra isolate NMK-2024a linkage group LG15, Mzebra_GT3a, whole genome shotgun sequence:
- the LOC101477610 gene encoding heparan sulfate glucosamine 3-O-sulfotransferase 5, translating to MLFKQQALLRQKLFVLGSLAIGSVLYLVARVGTLDRLQPICPVDSRLSAPEPEQIPLRTLQFKRGLLHEIRKGNATKEQIRLHNLVQQLPQAIIIGVRKGGTRALLEMLNLHPAVVKASQEIHFFDNDQNYARGIDWYRGKMPFSFPHQITIEKSPAYFITEEVPERIFKMNSSIKLLIIVREPTTRAVSDYTQVLEGKERKNKTYHKFEKLVIDTNTCEVNTKYKAVRTSIYTKHLERWLKYFPVEQFHIVDGDRLITDPLPELQLVERFLNLPSRISQYNLYFNATRGFYCLRFNIVFNKCLAGSKGRTHPEVDPSVVTKLQKFFHPFNQKFYQITGRTFNWP from the exons ATGCTATTCAAACAGCAGGCATTGCTGAGACAGAAGCTCTTCGTTTTGGGCAGCCTTGCTATCGGAAGTGTCCTCTATCTCGTGGCCAGGGTTGGGACTTTGGATAG GCTACAGCCCATTTGCCCAGTTGACAGCAGACTGTCCGCCCCTGAACCAGAGCAAATTCCTCTCCGCACTCTGCAGTTTAAGCGTGGCCTCCTACATGAAATCCGTAAGGGCAATGCCACCAAAGAGCAAATTCGCCTGCACAACCTGGTCCAACAACTGCCTCAGGCCATTATCATCGGGGTGCGTAAAGGTGGCACCCGTGCCCTGCTGGAAATGCTCAACCTGCATCCAGCAGTTGTCAAGGCTTCACAAGAGATCCACTTCTTTGACAATGACCAAAATTACGCTCGTGGCATCGACTGGTACAGGGGGAAAATGCCCTTCTCCTTCCCTCATCAGATCACCATTGAAAAGAGCCCCGCTTACTTCATCACAGAGGAAGTCCCTGAACGGATATTCAAGATGAACTCTTCCATCAAGCTGCTGATCATCGTGCGCGAGCCTACCACCAGAGCTGTGTCGGACTATACCCaagtgctggagggcaaggaGCGCAAAAACAAGACCTACCACAAGTTTGAGAAGCTGGTCATTGACACCAACACCTGCGAGGTGAACACGAAATACAAAGCAGTCCGGACCAGCATCTACACCAAACATTTGGAGCGTTGGTTGAAGTACTTTCCCGTGGAGCAGTTTCACATTGTGGATGGGGATCGCCTTATTACAGACCCGCTGCCAGAGCTGCAGCTTGTTGAGCGCTTCCTTAACCTCCCCTCCAGGATCAGCCAGTATAACCTGTACTTCAATGCCACCAGGGGATTTTATTGTCTGCGATTTAACATTGTCTTTAACAAGTGCCTGGCAGGCAGCAAGGGCCGCACCCATCCGGAGGTGGACCCATCAGTAGTGACTAAACTGCAAAAATTCTTTCATCCCTTCAATCAGAAGTTTTACCAGATCACTGGTAGGACATTCAACTGGCCATGA